In Gemmatimonadota bacterium, one DNA window encodes the following:
- a CDS encoding VOC family protein: MSVLERVDHLVVAAPDLEEGVRWFEERVGVAPGPGGRHPAWGTRNRILALGPRCYVEVIGPDPERESGELPTLFGIDRLEEPGLVAWAAAGTDLEGAVRRARAAGLALGEPVSGSRRRPDGSLLAWSMTDPYSVDPEWPLPFLLDWSGSAHPAAGWTGDVTLVDLRAEHPEPQRLRDGLAVLDVPLPVTEGPRAALFATLRGPGGDVVLTRPGR; this comes from the coding sequence GTGTCGGTCCTCGAGCGGGTGGATCATCTGGTGGTGGCGGCCCCCGACCTGGAGGAGGGCGTCCGCTGGTTCGAGGAGCGCGTGGGCGTGGCCCCGGGCCCCGGGGGTCGCCATCCGGCGTGGGGGACCCGCAACCGCATCCTGGCGCTGGGGCCCCGGTGCTACGTGGAGGTGATCGGACCCGATCCGGAGCGCGAGAGCGGGGAGCTGCCGACCCTGTTCGGGATCGATCGGCTGGAGGAGCCGGGTCTGGTGGCCTGGGCAGCGGCCGGAACCGATCTGGAAGGGGCGGTGCGGCGCGCACGCGCGGCCGGCCTCGCGCTCGGTGAGCCGGTCTCCGGGTCGCGCCGGCGTCCGGACGGCAGCCTGCTCGCCTGGTCCATGACGGATCCGTACTCCGTCGATCCCGAGTGGCCGCTCCCGTTCCTGCTGGACTGGTCGGGTTCGGCGCACCCCGCCGCGGGGTGGACGGGGGACGTCACCCTCGTGGATCTCCGTGCGGAGCACCCGGAGCCGCAGCGGCTGCGGGACGGGCTCGCGGTGCTCGACGTGCCCCTGCCGGTGACCGAGGGTCCACGGGCTGCGCTCTTCGCGACCTTGCGAGGGCCGGGTGGGGACGTGGTGCTGACGCGGCCGGGTCGGTAG
- a CDS encoding antibiotic biosynthesis monooxygenase, with protein MIVRMWHGWTTPENADAYERLLREEIFPGIAAKGVAGYRGIRLLRRSAGDEVEFVTLMEFDALDAVRQFAGPDHEAAYVPAAARAVLKRFDERSRHYDVREER; from the coding sequence ATGATCGTGCGCATGTGGCACGGCTGGACCACGCCGGAGAACGCGGACGCGTACGAGCGCCTGCTCCGGGAGGAGATCTTCCCCGGCATCGCAGCCAAGGGCGTGGCCGGATACCGCGGCATCCGGCTCCTGCGCCGGAGCGCGGGGGACGAAGTGGAGTTCGTCACGCTGATGGAGTTCGACGCGCTGGACGCGGTGCGGCAGTTCGCGGGACCGGACCATGAAGCCGCCTACGTACCCGCCGCCGCACGCGCCGTGCTGAAGCGCTTCGACGAGCGGTCCCGTCACTACGACGTCCGGGAGGAGCGATGA
- a CDS encoding ATP-dependent DNA helicase RecQ, translating to MNADEVLHTVFGYREFRPGQRLIIDAVTEGHDCIAVMPTGAGKSLTFQIPAKLLPGTVLVLSPLISLMKDQVDALDALGFRATAINSSLDAEERQRRLAGLRAGAYELVYLAPEALTRFLRREMQSWPLSLIVVDEAHCISQWGHDFRPAYRSLRGLKQELQGIPVLALTATATRPVARDILAQLGMVKPKGFKGSFFRSNLRIYCRKKGEGDTRAEILGLIRARKGERGIVYCLSRKGVEQTTAFLVRKGVNAVAYHAGLSDEERSRSQDAFARDDVDVVVATIAFGMGIDKSNVRFVIHRDMPKDVESWYQEIGRAGRDGLPSDCFLFYSWADVKLHERFLDGIEDPDQYHMKLQATRGLFRLVENGGCRHRAILGYFDETLEACGDACDVCTGTTLEALAAEGMPARGSGRGSRDRAERPAASEDDSPLFDRLREVRKQIADGQNVPAYIVFNDRTLRAMADLRPRSAAELLDVPGVGPAKLERYGQAFLDAVAEMEGIGG from the coding sequence ATGAACGCGGACGAGGTCCTGCACACCGTCTTCGGCTACCGCGAGTTCCGGCCAGGCCAGCGCCTGATCATCGATGCCGTCACGGAGGGCCACGACTGCATCGCGGTCATGCCCACCGGGGCCGGGAAGTCCCTGACGTTCCAGATCCCCGCGAAGCTGCTCCCCGGCACGGTGCTGGTGCTGTCCCCGCTCATCTCGCTCATGAAGGACCAGGTGGACGCGCTGGACGCGCTCGGCTTCCGCGCCACGGCCATCAACTCCTCCCTGGACGCGGAAGAGCGCCAACGCCGCCTGGCCGGTCTGCGCGCAGGCGCCTACGAGCTGGTGTATCTGGCACCCGAGGCACTCACGCGCTTCCTGCGCCGGGAGATGCAGAGCTGGCCCCTGTCGCTGATCGTGGTGGACGAGGCCCATTGCATCTCGCAGTGGGGGCATGATTTCCGGCCGGCGTACCGGAGTCTGCGTGGGCTCAAGCAGGAGCTGCAGGGCATCCCGGTGCTGGCGCTGACCGCGACGGCCACACGTCCGGTGGCGCGCGACATCCTCGCGCAGCTCGGCATGGTCAAGCCCAAGGGGTTCAAGGGCTCCTTCTTCCGCTCCAACCTGCGCATCTACTGCCGCAAGAAGGGCGAAGGAGACACCCGGGCCGAGATCCTCGGCCTGATCCGCGCCCGCAAGGGCGAGCGCGGGATCGTGTACTGCCTGTCGCGGAAAGGCGTGGAGCAGACCACCGCCTTCCTGGTCCGCAAGGGCGTCAACGCCGTGGCCTACCACGCCGGGCTCTCCGACGAGGAGCGCTCACGCAGCCAGGATGCGTTCGCGCGCGACGACGTGGACGTCGTGGTGGCGACGATCGCGTTCGGCATGGGCATCGACAAGTCGAACGTGCGTTTCGTCATCCACCGCGACATGCCCAAGGACGTCGAGTCCTGGTACCAGGAGATCGGGCGCGCCGGCCGCGACGGGCTGCCCAGCGACTGCTTCCTGTTCTACTCGTGGGCGGACGTGAAGCTGCACGAACGCTTCCTCGACGGGATCGAGGATCCCGACCAGTACCACATGAAGCTGCAGGCCACGCGGGGGCTGTTCCGCCTGGTGGAGAACGGCGGGTGTCGCCACCGCGCGATCCTGGGCTACTTCGACGAGACGCTGGAGGCGTGCGGGGACGCCTGCGATGTCTGCACCGGCACCACGCTGGAAGCCTTGGCCGCCGAGGGCATGCCCGCCCGCGGCAGCGGCCGGGGGAGCCGGGACCGGGCCGAGCGCCCCGCAGCGAGCGAAGACGACAGCCCGCTGTTCGACCGCCTGCGCGAGGTGCGCAAGCAGATCGCCGACGGCCAGAACGTGCCCGCCTACATCGTCTTCAACGACCGCACCCTGCGCGCCATGGCCGACCTGCGACCCCGCAGCGCCGCCGAGCTGCTGGACGTCCCGGGGGTGGGACCCGCCAAGCTGGAGCGCTACGGGCAGGCATTCCTGGACGCGGTGGCCGAGATGGAGGGGATCGGCGGCTGA
- a CDS encoding amidohydrolase — translation MRSRSTPLSLPLLVLLAACAGGEPPSGEAADLILTNGRVVTADDAVPDGEALAIRDGRILAVGTAEEMAVHRGPETETLDLEGRLAIPGFIEGHAHFMGIGDAQLQLNLMDTESWEEIVQRVEAAVADSRPGELIRGRGWHQEKWTHTPAGSVEGIPTHASLSAVSPDNPVVLVHASGHAAFANAKALELAGIDASTADPAGGEIVKDAGGQPTGYLKETAEELLAPVAAAATPVDPRRPAELANQELIAKGITSFQDAGAPTAVVDLYKEMVDAGDIDVRLWVMLGGSNADLAEALPRYRMVGYGDNHLTVRAIKRYIDGALGSHGAWLLAPYTDLPTSSGLNTVPISELEETARLAAENDYQLCIHAIGDRGNREVLDIFAATFADHPEKDDWRWRVEHAQHLDLADIPRFAELGVIASMQGIHATSDAPFVPIRLGDQRAHDGAYVWQSLMQSGAVVMNGTDAPVEDVDPIANYYATVSRRTRDGSVFYPDQRMSRMEALKSYTIQPAYGAFEEDLKGTLTPGKLADVVVLSQDILEIAEEEIPSTEVVYTIIGGRVVYRRP, via the coding sequence ATGCGGAGCCGCTCCACCCCCCTCTCCCTGCCGTTGCTCGTCCTGCTCGCGGCCTGTGCCGGCGGGGAGCCCCCGTCGGGTGAGGCGGCCGACCTCATCCTCACCAACGGGCGGGTGGTCACCGCGGACGACGCCGTGCCGGACGGAGAGGCGCTCGCGATCCGCGACGGGCGGATCCTCGCGGTGGGCACGGCCGAAGAGATGGCCGTCCACCGTGGTCCGGAGACGGAGACGCTGGATCTCGAGGGCCGGCTGGCCATCCCGGGCTTCATCGAGGGACACGCCCATTTCATGGGCATCGGGGACGCCCAGCTGCAGCTCAACCTCATGGACACGGAGAGCTGGGAGGAGATCGTCCAGCGGGTGGAGGCCGCCGTGGCCGACAGCCGCCCCGGCGAGCTCATCCGGGGCCGCGGGTGGCACCAGGAGAAGTGGACGCACACGCCGGCCGGGAGCGTGGAAGGCATCCCCACCCACGCCTCCCTGAGCGCCGTCTCCCCGGACAACCCGGTGGTGCTGGTGCACGCGAGCGGCCACGCCGCCTTCGCCAACGCCAAGGCCCTGGAGCTGGCGGGGATCGACGCCAGCACCGCGGACCCGGCGGGCGGCGAGATCGTCAAGGACGCGGGCGGCCAGCCCACCGGCTATCTCAAGGAGACCGCGGAGGAGCTGCTGGCGCCCGTGGCGGCCGCGGCGACCCCGGTCGATCCGCGCCGCCCGGCGGAGCTGGCCAACCAGGAGCTGATCGCCAAGGGCATCACCTCCTTCCAGGATGCCGGCGCGCCGACGGCGGTCGTGGATCTCTACAAGGAGATGGTCGACGCGGGCGACATCGACGTGCGCCTGTGGGTGATGCTGGGTGGCTCCAACGCCGACCTGGCCGAGGCGCTGCCGCGGTACCGGATGGTGGGGTACGGGGACAACCACCTCACCGTGCGCGCCATCAAGCGCTACATCGACGGCGCCCTGGGCTCGCACGGCGCCTGGCTGCTCGCGCCGTACACGGATCTCCCCACCAGCTCCGGCCTCAACACCGTGCCCATCTCCGAGCTCGAGGAGACGGCCCGGCTGGCGGCCGAGAACGACTACCAGCTCTGCATCCACGCCATCGGCGACCGGGGCAACCGCGAGGTGCTGGACATCTTCGCGGCCACGTTCGCGGACCATCCGGAGAAGGACGACTGGCGCTGGCGGGTGGAGCACGCCCAGCACCTCGACCTGGCCGACATCCCCCGTTTCGCCGAGCTGGGCGTGATCGCCTCCATGCAGGGGATCCACGCCACCTCGGACGCGCCGTTCGTGCCGATCCGCCTCGGCGATCAGCGCGCCCACGATGGCGCGTACGTCTGGCAGAGCCTGATGCAGAGCGGCGCGGTGGTCATGAACGGCACCGACGCCCCGGTCGAGGACGTCGATCCCATCGCCAACTACTACGCCACGGTGTCGCGACGCACACGGGACGGCTCGGTCTTCTATCCCGATCAGCGCATGAGCCGCATGGAAGCGCTCAAGAGCTACACGATCCAACCCGCCTACGGAGCCTTCGAGGAGGACCTCAAGGGGACGCTGACGCCGGGCAAGCTGGCGGACGTGGTGGTGCTCTCCCAGGACATCCTGGAGATCGCGGAGGAGGAGATCCCGAGCACCGAGGTGGTCTACACCATCATCGGTGGCCGCGTGGTCTACCGGAGGCCGTAG
- a CDS encoding creatininase family protein, with the protein MSDSTSAARPWVLAESRWEDVQERSYDLALLPWGATEPHNLHLPYGTDTLEAESVAVEAARLAWEAGGRPLVLPAVPFGVNSTQLGLGPTLHLSPSTQLQILFDLIRSVEAAGIERLVLCNGHGGNDFKPLIREAQGETDVFLCAFDWWRAVDARGFFDRPGDHAGELETSVVLALRPDLVAPRERWGTGDAQPFTVAAFNEGWAWTPRDWPSVTQDTGIGDPAAATAEKGDRFLTACCTRIAAFLVELGRTPPDALYEPFSDEPTTRGTS; encoded by the coding sequence ATGAGCGACTCCACGTCCGCTGCCCGCCCCTGGGTGCTCGCCGAGAGCCGCTGGGAGGACGTGCAGGAGCGGTCGTACGATCTCGCGCTGCTCCCCTGGGGCGCCACCGAGCCGCACAACCTGCACCTGCCCTACGGGACCGACACGCTGGAGGCCGAGTCCGTGGCCGTCGAGGCCGCCCGCCTGGCCTGGGAGGCGGGCGGGCGGCCCCTGGTGCTGCCCGCGGTGCCGTTCGGTGTGAACTCCACCCAGCTCGGCCTCGGGCCCACCCTGCACCTGAGCCCCTCCACGCAGCTCCAGATCCTCTTCGATCTCATCCGCAGCGTGGAGGCCGCGGGCATCGAACGGCTGGTGCTCTGCAACGGGCACGGCGGCAACGATTTCAAGCCGCTGATCCGCGAAGCGCAGGGCGAGACCGACGTGTTCCTGTGCGCCTTCGACTGGTGGCGCGCCGTGGACGCCCGCGGCTTCTTCGACCGACCCGGCGATCACGCCGGAGAGCTCGAGACCAGCGTGGTGCTGGCGCTGCGACCCGACCTGGTGGCGCCGCGGGAGCGGTGGGGAACCGGCGATGCGCAGCCGTTCACGGTCGCGGCCTTCAACGAAGGCTGGGCCTGGACTCCGCGCGACTGGCCCAGTGTCACGCAGGATACCGGCATCGGCGATCCCGCCGCTGCCACCGCCGAGAAGGGCGACCGCTTCCTTACTGCGTGCTGCACGCGGATCGCGGCCTTCCTGGTGGAGCTGGGGAGGACTCCCCCGGACGCGCTCTACGAGCCGTTCTCCGACGAGCCGACGACACGGGGCACGTCATGA
- a CDS encoding asparaginase, whose product MERQGLTGAVRPGIVRRLAVLRAAALSCAPRLRTVLRAAALSCAAVLAAAPLTAQTARPPVVILTTGGTIASRSDAPMASGDSLVGAVPALLDHAQVTVEEFSRVGSSQITPAHWLALAQRINGLFSERPDLAGIVITHGTDTMDETAFFLNLTVRDERPVVITGSMRSATEISADGPANLLNAVRIAAAPHARGRGVLVALNEDISAARDVWKTDNRRVDTFASPELGHLGFVDPDTVVFLRATLKPHTTESELDVHDVEVLPTVLVAHDHTGFDPRDLQDLVARRPDGIVLATFAGGRTSPGAREGVRAAVAAGIPVALASRVPGGRIVGDPAAPLGAVLAADLSPWKARILLMLGLTRTRDTDGLRRIFARY is encoded by the coding sequence GTGGAGCGGCAAGGCCTCACGGGCGCCGTGCGACCGGGCATCGTGCGACGGTTGGCCGTGCTGCGGGCCGCCGCGCTCTCGTGCGCCCCGCGTTTGCGCACCGTGCTGCGGGCCGCCGCGCTCTCGTGCGCCGCCGTGCTCGCGGCGGCGCCGCTCACGGCGCAGACCGCCCGCCCGCCCGTGGTCATCCTCACGACGGGAGGGACCATCGCGTCGCGCAGTGATGCACCCATGGCCAGCGGCGACAGCCTGGTGGGCGCCGTGCCGGCGCTGCTGGACCACGCGCAGGTCACCGTCGAGGAGTTCAGCCGCGTGGGCTCCTCGCAGATCACGCCGGCGCATTGGCTGGCGCTCGCCCAGCGCATCAACGGCTTGTTCTCCGAGCGCCCCGACCTGGCCGGCATCGTGATCACGCACGGCACCGACACGATGGACGAGACGGCGTTCTTCCTGAACCTGACCGTGCGCGACGAGCGGCCGGTGGTGATCACCGGGTCCATGCGGTCGGCGACGGAGATCTCCGCGGACGGTCCGGCCAACCTGCTGAACGCGGTGCGCATCGCCGCGGCCCCGCACGCGCGCGGGCGGGGCGTGCTGGTGGCGCTGAACGAGGACATCTCCGCCGCGCGCGACGTCTGGAAGACCGACAACCGCCGGGTGGACACGTTCGCGTCCCCCGAGCTCGGCCATCTGGGCTTCGTGGATCCCGACACGGTGGTGTTCCTCCGGGCCACGCTGAAGCCACACACCACGGAGAGCGAGCTGGACGTCCACGACGTGGAGGTGCTGCCCACCGTGCTGGTGGCGCACGACCACACCGGCTTCGATCCGCGCGATCTCCAGGATCTGGTCGCCCGCCGTCCGGACGGCATCGTGCTGGCGACCTTCGCGGGCGGGCGCACCAGCCCGGGGGCGCGGGAGGGCGTCCGCGCGGCGGTGGCCGCGGGCATCCCGGTGGCGCTGGCCTCCCGGGTGCCCGGGGGCCGCATCGTCGGCGATCCGGCCGCGCCGCTGGGCGCGGTCCTCGCGGCCGACCTGTCCCCCTGGAAGGCGCGCATCCTGCTGATGCTGGGCCTCACGCGCACCCGGGACACGGACGGTCTCCGGAGGATCTTCGCGCGGTACTGA
- a CDS encoding SMP-30/gluconolactonase/LRE family protein — protein sequence MSLAPIRHRVALVLLLAPLGACGGGESEPGSRAGTLATEARITIADVGFATPESVLHDTISDVYLVSNINGDPLGRDDNGFISRVAPDGSVIALKWIDGSTSDATLNAPKGMAVSGSSLFVADIDCVRIFDLASGAPTGEVCVPEATFLNDIAADEYGTLWVTDTGFSEGFAPSGTDAVYRMAADGRMNAIAEGDFLGHPNGIAVGSRGIFVVTFGSGEVFTLTADGERTTVLPASDRQLDGVEFVRDGGFMFSSWGEQAVLRVGPTGALRRIVTDIEAPADIGYDARRNRVLIPLFNANQVLIEALDG from the coding sequence ATGTCGTTGGCCCCGATCCGGCACCGCGTCGCGCTCGTCCTGCTCCTGGCGCCGCTCGGTGCCTGCGGCGGCGGCGAGAGCGAGCCCGGAAGCCGGGCCGGCACGCTCGCCACCGAGGCCCGCATCACCATCGCCGACGTGGGGTTCGCCACGCCCGAGTCCGTGCTGCACGACACGATCTCCGACGTCTACCTGGTCTCCAACATCAACGGGGATCCGCTGGGTCGGGACGACAACGGGTTCATCTCGCGCGTCGCGCCCGACGGGTCGGTGATCGCCCTCAAGTGGATCGACGGGTCCACGTCCGACGCGACCCTGAACGCGCCCAAGGGCATGGCCGTATCCGGGAGCTCCCTGTTCGTGGCCGACATCGACTGCGTGCGCATCTTCGACCTGGCGTCCGGCGCGCCCACCGGCGAGGTGTGTGTGCCCGAGGCCACGTTCCTGAACGACATCGCGGCGGACGAGTACGGCACGTTGTGGGTGACGGACACCGGGTTCAGCGAAGGGTTCGCGCCCTCCGGGACGGACGCCGTGTACCGCATGGCCGCCGACGGCCGCATGAACGCCATCGCGGAGGGCGATTTCCTCGGCCACCCCAACGGCATCGCGGTCGGGAGCCGCGGCATCTTCGTCGTCACCTTCGGGTCCGGTGAGGTCTTCACGCTCACCGCCGACGGGGAGCGTACCACCGTGCTGCCCGCCTCCGACCGCCAACTGGACGGCGTCGAGTTCGTGCGCGACGGGGGCTTCATGTTCTCGAGCTGGGGCGAGCAAGCCGTGCTGCGGGTCGGGCCCACGGGCGCGCTCCGCAGGATCGTCACCGACATCGAGGCCCCGGCCGACATCGGCTACGACGCCCGCCGCAACCGCGTCCTCATTCCGCTGTTCAACGCCAACCAGGTCCTGATCGAAGCCCTCGACGGCTGA
- a CDS encoding dipeptidase, whose amino-acid sequence MSAPTPIPVLDGHNDTLTRIRNTTAAERPSFLERSAQGHIDLPRARAGGLAGGFCAVFTPSSGERPEPVPRLDAQGRTVPGAWTVPMQRPPARRSALAYTLGVISDLLRIERDAEGGVEVVRSVPALQACLAEGRFAAILHIEGAEAIDTRLEALDVLYAAGLRSLGPVWSRPNAFGHGVPFDFPGTPDVGPGLTSAGRRLVAACGRLGILVDLSHLNAAGFADVARISDAPLVATHSAAHALCASPRNLTDAQLDAIGASGGLVGINFHVGFLRADGDASRPTSLSEIVRHARYVADRIGIGHVALGSDFDGATMPGDLPDVTALPRLLDAFRTAGFDQRDLERIAWRNWVRVLGETWSA is encoded by the coding sequence ATGAGTGCTCCCACGCCCATTCCCGTCCTCGACGGCCACAACGACACGCTCACCCGCATCCGCAACACCACCGCCGCGGAACGGCCCTCCTTCCTGGAGCGCAGCGCGCAGGGCCACATCGACCTGCCCCGGGCCCGAGCCGGCGGTCTCGCGGGTGGATTCTGCGCCGTGTTCACGCCGTCCTCCGGCGAGCGGCCGGAGCCGGTGCCCCGGCTGGATGCGCAGGGCCGCACCGTCCCCGGTGCGTGGACGGTGCCCATGCAGCGGCCGCCGGCGCGCCGGAGCGCGTTGGCGTACACGCTGGGGGTGATCTCCGACCTCCTGCGCATCGAGCGCGATGCCGAAGGAGGGGTCGAGGTCGTGCGCTCCGTCCCTGCGCTGCAGGCCTGTCTGGCGGAGGGCCGCTTCGCCGCGATCCTGCACATCGAGGGCGCCGAGGCGATCGACACGCGTCTCGAGGCGCTGGACGTGCTGTACGCCGCCGGTCTGCGTTCGCTGGGGCCGGTCTGGAGCCGACCCAACGCCTTCGGTCACGGGGTGCCATTCGACTTCCCCGGCACACCGGACGTCGGCCCGGGTCTGACGTCCGCGGGGCGGCGGCTGGTGGCCGCATGCGGACGGCTCGGCATCCTGGTGGATCTGTCGCATCTGAACGCCGCGGGCTTCGCGGACGTGGCGCGCATCAGCGACGCACCGCTGGTGGCCACGCACTCGGCCGCCCACGCCCTGTGCGCCTCTCCGCGCAACCTCACGGACGCGCAGCTCGACGCGATCGGGGCCAGCGGCGGCCTCGTGGGCATCAACTTCCATGTCGGCTTCCTGCGCGCGGACGGAGACGCCTCCCGCCCCACGTCGCTCTCCGAGATCGTGCGGCACGCCCGGTACGTCGCCGACCGGATCGGCATCGGGCACGTGGCGCTGGGCTCGGACTTCGACGGGGCCACGATGCCCGGGGATCTGCCGGACGTGACCGCGCTGCCGCGGCTGCTCGACGCGTTCCGGACCGCCGGCTTCGATCAACGCGACCTGGAGCGCATCGCCTGGCGCAACTGGGTGCGCGTGCTCGGGGAGACGTGGAGCGCATGA